GGCTGGACAGGGCGAGCGGCCGTCCCTGAAAGAGGACCCGGCCGCTGTCGGGCCGCTCCCGGCCGACGATCATCCTGGCCAGGGTCGATTTCCCGGCCCCCGACCTGCCGGTCAGGACGCACGCCTGTCGCTCGCCAAGATCCAGGTTCACCCCGTCCAGGGCCTTATGCCCTACCGTCGACTTTCCCCAGCGTTGCCGCTGGTAGGTCTTGCTCACGTTATCCAGCCGGAAGCGGGCCTCCATCAGCAGGTCCCCAGGAAGGCGGCGATCTCCCGGACGTAGGGATGGCCAGGGGCGGCCAGCACTGTCGTCGGCGTTCCCGCGGCCACGATCGCTCCGGCGCAAAGGATGTAAAGGCTTTGGGCGCACTCCTTAATCAGGTCCAGATGATGGGAGATCAGCAGCACGGTCAGCCCGTAGCGGCGCTGACAGTCGAGCAGCACGCGCAGGGAATCGTCCTGGGCAACGGCATCGAGCTCGGCCGTCGGCTCGTCCAGGATCAGCAGCTCAGGCCTGCTGGCCAGGGCCATGGCCAGCAGGCAGCGCTGGTTCTCGCCGCCGCTGAGCATGAAGGGGTAGGAAGCCAGGATGCGCCGCGGCTGGGCGAAATGCAGCGCCGCCATCATTTCCAGCAGCTCGACCGCGTTGATGCGGCTGCATTCGCCGATCTATCCCCCTCCAGTCGGCTGCCGTACGCAGGCGGGCGCCGTGAAAGGCGATCGAACCGCGGCTGACGAAAAAGCCGCCGGGCAGCAGCCCGGCCAAGGTCTTGGCCAGCATGGTCTTGCCTGCGCCGGTCTCGCCCAGCAGCGCGGTGACCCGGCCGCGGGCGAGCGCCAGGTCGATTGCCCGCAAAACCGCCTGCCGCGGGCCGGGGCCGCGCCTTTCGACCCAGAGGCCCCGGGTTCCGAGCAGGAACATCAAAAACCCGCGGCGCCGCGCGTCATTTGGCGATTAACGCCACGGCCTCGATTTCCACTTCGGCCGCCAGGGGCAGCTCCTTGACCGCGACGGCCGAGCGGGCCGGATAGGGCTCGGGAACATGGGCGGCGTAAATCTCATTGACCGCCTTGAAATGGGCCATGTCCTTCAGGAACACGGTAGTCTTGAGCAGGCAGCTGCAATCGAGCCCGGCCGCGGCCAAAACGGCGGTCATGTTCGCGAAAACCTGGTGCGCCTGCGCTTCCACCCCGCCCTCGACCAGCTTGCCGGTTTGCGGATCAATGCCCACCTGTCCCGACAGGAACAGCAAGTTTCCCCAGCGCACGGCCTGGGAATACGGGCCCAGGGCGCGCGGTGCCGAGCTTGTGCTCACGGCTTGCTTTTTCATCATGATCTCCTAAGTTGCGTTTATTGCGGCAGATCGACCGGCAGCGCTTCCTCGCGCTTGCGCAAAATCGTGAGCAGCACCATGCCCAGGAGGAATCCGCCCACATGGGCCAGCCAGGCGATGCTGGCGCCGCCGCCGGCATAGAAGAATTGAAAG
This DNA window, taken from Candidatus Aminicenantes bacterium, encodes the following:
- a CDS encoding ATP-binding cassette domain-containing protein, coding for MMAALHFAQPRRILASYPFMLSGGENQRCLLAMALASRPELLILDEPTAELDAVAQDDSLRVLLDCQRRYGLTVLLISHHLDLIKECAQSLYILCAGAIVAAGTPTTVLAAPGHPYVREIAAFLGTC
- a CDS encoding RidA family protein, which gives rise to MKKQAVSTSSAPRALGPYSQAVRWGNLLFLSGQVGIDPQTGKLVEGGVEAQAHQVFANMTAVLAAAGLDCSCLLKTTVFLKDMAHFKAVNEIYAAHVPEPYPARSAVAVKELPLAAEVEIEAVALIAK